The following proteins come from a genomic window of Neptunomonas concharum:
- the acs gene encoding acetate--CoA ligase produces the protein MSEKVYPVRPEVAAQAHIDSAKYEAMYEQSVNDPDAFWGEHGKRIDWFKPYTKVKNTSFDPHNVDIRWFEDGTLNAAYNCLDRHLETRGDQVAIIWEGDDPSESENITYRDLHERVCRFANALKAEGVEKGDVVTLYLPMIPEAAVAMLACARIGAVHSIVFGGFSPEALAARIEGAQSKVVVTSNYSLRGGKVVPLKSNVDIALTHEAAAAHCKTVIVVNRVEQDVEWTAGRDKWYEEITANASADCPAEEMGAEDPLFILYTSGSTGAPKGLKHTTGGYMVYASMTHEYVFDYKEGDIYWCTADVGWVTGHSYIVYGPLANGATTLMFEGVPSYPDNSRFGRVIEKHKVNQFYTAPTAIRALMQQGEDVLGDSDLSTLRILGSVGEPINPEAWEWYNRIVGKEKCPIVDTWWQTETGGVMIVPLPGATAAKPGSASRPFFGVQPALLDAEGNELSGATDGNLVITDSWPSQARSIWGDHDRFVQTYFTTYKGVYTTGDGARRDEDGYYWITGRVDDVINVSGHRMGTAEVESALVAHPAVAEAAVVGYPHDLKGQGIYVYVTLQAGFEQSDELMKELRNHVRKEIGPIASPDLIQFSPGMPKTRSGKIMRRILRKIAEDDFSALGDTSTLADPTVVDDLIENRMNRKG, from the coding sequence ATGAGTGAAAAGGTATATCCAGTCAGACCAGAAGTGGCGGCACAGGCACATATTGACAGTGCAAAATACGAAGCAATGTATGAACAGTCTGTGAACGACCCTGATGCATTCTGGGGTGAGCATGGAAAGCGTATCGATTGGTTCAAACCGTACACGAAAGTTAAAAACACCTCCTTTGATCCACATAATGTTGATATTAGATGGTTCGAAGATGGGACGTTGAATGCTGCTTACAACTGTCTTGACCGCCACTTGGAAACTCGTGGTGATCAGGTTGCAATTATTTGGGAAGGGGATGATCCAAGCGAATCCGAAAATATCACTTACCGAGATTTGCATGAACGTGTCTGCCGTTTTGCTAATGCGTTAAAAGCGGAAGGCGTTGAAAAAGGTGATGTGGTCACGCTTTACCTCCCAATGATCCCTGAAGCGGCGGTAGCCATGTTGGCTTGTGCTCGCATTGGTGCAGTACATTCCATCGTATTTGGCGGCTTCTCACCAGAAGCGTTGGCTGCTCGTATTGAAGGCGCTCAGTCAAAAGTTGTGGTTACATCTAACTACTCTTTGCGTGGTGGTAAAGTTGTACCGCTGAAATCGAATGTTGATATCGCTTTGACTCACGAAGCCGCTGCTGCCCACTGTAAAACCGTGATTGTAGTCAACCGCGTTGAGCAAGATGTCGAGTGGACTGCCGGTCGTGATAAATGGTACGAAGAGATAACGGCGAATGCGTCTGCTGATTGTCCAGCTGAAGAGATGGGTGCTGAAGATCCTCTCTTTATTCTTTACACCTCTGGATCAACAGGCGCACCAAAGGGCCTGAAACATACAACAGGGGGTTACATGGTCTATGCATCCATGACCCATGAGTATGTGTTTGATTATAAAGAAGGTGATATTTACTGGTGTACTGCTGACGTAGGTTGGGTTACCGGCCATAGCTATATCGTCTATGGACCATTGGCAAATGGCGCAACTACGTTGATGTTTGAGGGTGTTCCTAGCTACCCTGATAACAGCCGCTTTGGTCGTGTCATTGAAAAACATAAAGTTAATCAGTTCTATACGGCACCGACTGCTATTCGCGCATTAATGCAGCAGGGTGAAGATGTCTTAGGTGATTCTGACCTATCTACACTGCGCATCTTAGGATCTGTGGGTGAGCCAATTAACCCAGAGGCTTGGGAATGGTATAACCGTATTGTAGGTAAAGAGAAGTGCCCAATCGTTGATACATGGTGGCAGACGGAAACAGGTGGCGTCATGATTGTGCCTTTACCGGGTGCGACAGCAGCTAAGCCTGGTTCTGCTTCTCGTCCATTCTTTGGTGTACAGCCAGCGTTGTTGGATGCCGAAGGGAACGAGTTGTCGGGTGCTACTGACGGAAACTTGGTTATTACGGATTCTTGGCCTTCACAGGCTCGCTCAATTTGGGGTGATCACGATCGCTTCGTGCAGACTTACTTCACCACCTACAAAGGTGTTTACACCACAGGTGATGGCGCGCGACGCGATGAAGATGGTTATTACTGGATTACAGGGCGTGTGGATGATGTTATCAATGTCTCTGGTCACCGTATGGGTACCGCAGAGGTTGAATCAGCATTGGTTGCTCATCCAGCTGTAGCTGAGGCTGCGGTGGTTGGTTATCCCCATGACCTCAAGGGTCAGGGTATTTACGTTTACGTGACGCTTCAGGCAGGTTTTGAGCAGTCGGATGAGCTGATGAAAGAGCTGCGTAATCATGTTCGTAAAGAGATTGGCCCCATCGCATCTCCTGACTTGATTCAATTCTCACCAGGTATGCCAAAGACGCGTTCGGGTAAAATTATGCGTCGAATCTTGCGTAAAATTGCAGAAGATGATTTTAGCGCGCTAGGTGATACATCAACTTTGGCTGATCCAACGGTAGTTGATGACTTGATCGAAAACCGAATGAACCGCAAAGGTTAA
- a CDS encoding sigma-54-dependent transcriptional regulator, translating to MSVTVLVVEDDLDLREALVDTLELAGISTIEAEDGEAAVVRLKESVIDMVISDVNMPGMDGHALLEYVREQFPAIPFLLITAYGQVDKAVDAIRHGAVDYLLKPFDADTLISAVQQFAFGSGNSTSEPIAEEPTSKQLLQLARRVATTDSTVLITGESGTGKEVLARYIHEHSNRAAEPFIAINCAAIPENMLEAMLFGHEKGAFTGAVASQPGKFEQANGGTLLLDEVTEMDLGLQAKLLRVLQEQEVERVGGRSVIKLDVRVLATTNRLLEVYVTEGKFREDLYYRLNVFPLQWLPLRERPADIVPLAKQILDKYCKKMKRQPVSLSVESELALKQHAWPGNVRELDNVMQRALILQTGSLILPSDLHMISGAISMSQVSQEEQGDAPDKVLQDEAGKLGSDLRQHEFQLIIEALKATQGSRKEAAERLAISPRTLRYKLARIRDAGIDLDSLLRS from the coding sequence ATGTCGGTCACGGTACTGGTTGTTGAAGATGATCTGGATCTTAGAGAAGCGCTGGTTGATACACTGGAGCTTGCAGGTATCAGCACTATCGAAGCGGAGGATGGAGAAGCCGCTGTCGTGCGCCTAAAAGAAAGTGTGATCGATATGGTGATTTCAGATGTCAACATGCCAGGGATGGATGGACATGCCCTCCTGGAATACGTTCGCGAACAATTCCCAGCCATCCCTTTTTTACTGATTACCGCCTATGGGCAAGTCGATAAAGCGGTCGATGCTATTCGTCATGGCGCTGTGGATTATTTATTAAAGCCTTTCGATGCCGATACACTCATCAGTGCTGTTCAGCAGTTTGCTTTTGGCAGTGGTAACAGCACCAGCGAGCCGATCGCAGAAGAACCAACGAGTAAGCAATTGTTGCAGCTAGCTCGGCGTGTTGCTACAACCGACTCAACGGTACTGATTACGGGGGAGTCGGGTACAGGTAAAGAGGTATTAGCTCGTTATATTCACGAACATTCCAACCGGGCAGCCGAACCTTTTATTGCGATCAATTGTGCTGCTATTCCTGAAAATATGTTGGAAGCAATGCTATTTGGGCACGAAAAAGGTGCTTTTACCGGAGCTGTAGCCAGCCAACCGGGTAAGTTTGAACAGGCTAATGGCGGCACTCTGTTACTTGATGAGGTGACAGAGATGGATTTAGGTCTTCAGGCAAAGTTGCTTCGTGTGCTGCAAGAACAGGAAGTTGAACGTGTCGGTGGGCGCAGTGTCATTAAATTGGACGTACGTGTTTTAGCAACGACCAACCGGTTGTTGGAAGTGTATGTAACCGAAGGTAAGTTTCGTGAAGACCTCTACTATCGTTTGAATGTCTTCCCGCTGCAATGGCTACCCTTGAGGGAAAGGCCCGCTGATATCGTGCCGCTGGCAAAACAGATCTTGGATAAGTATTGTAAAAAAATGAAGCGACAGCCTGTTTCTCTGAGTGTTGAGTCTGAATTAGCACTTAAACAGCATGCTTGGCCAGGTAATGTCCGAGAGTTGGATAATGTCATGCAGAGAGCACTGATATTGCAAACGGGAAGCTTAATACTCCCAAGTGATCTGCATATGATAAGCGGTGCTATTAGCATGAGTCAGGTTTCTCAGGAAGAACAGGGAGATGCGCCTGACAAGGTGCTGCAAGATGAAGCGGGTAAGCTAGGTAGCGATCTTAGGCAGCATGAGTTTCAGTTAATTATAGAAGCACTGAAAGCGACGCAGGGAAGCCGGAAAGAGGCGGCAGAGCGGTTGGCTATTAGCCCTAGAACACTTCGATATAAGCTAGCACGTATACGAGATGCAGGTATCGATCTAGATAGCTTGCTTCGCTCTTGA
- a CDS encoding sensor histidine kinase, whose amino-acid sequence MTEIDILKQQLKETQQALEETRRQLDHAGKDRDREMAHGDLLAVRMRQLLDLIPAGVVLIDNHGRISLCNPAAEGLLGTPLMGELWMQVIQRSFAPKSDDGHEISLKDGRRVSILTKAMADEPGQLVLLTDQTETRLLQARLSQYQRLSEMGRMMASLAHQIRTPLSAAMLYTSHLTANSITEAQRMKFAAKVKSRLTHLEQQVSDMLVFARGETKLEEYVTTDALLQAIDDALDVPLAQFDADCDLVNEAPGYQLQCNQEVLIGAILNLVNNGLQASGKQKTIKIHISVVGDNLLLQVVDQGPGMDVELIRQAMQPFFTTKSHGTGLGLAVAQVVAKAHRGRFDIKSEPGQGTAAQLYLPYIKMEQGN is encoded by the coding sequence ATGACAGAGATAGATATCCTAAAGCAGCAACTGAAAGAGACGCAACAAGCGCTTGAAGAGACTCGCAGGCAATTGGATCATGCCGGTAAGGACCGGGATCGAGAGATGGCGCATGGTGATTTGTTGGCGGTAAGGATGCGGCAGCTACTGGACTTAATTCCGGCCGGTGTGGTGTTGATTGATAACCACGGCAGAATATCGTTGTGTAACCCTGCTGCAGAAGGGCTACTAGGAACGCCGCTGATGGGGGAGTTATGGATGCAAGTCATTCAACGAAGCTTTGCTCCTAAAAGTGATGATGGTCACGAAATTTCGCTGAAAGATGGCCGACGCGTCAGTATTTTGACAAAAGCGATGGCAGATGAACCTGGGCAGCTAGTTCTTCTTACGGATCAAACAGAAACACGCTTGCTTCAAGCCCGCTTATCCCAGTATCAACGCCTCTCTGAAATGGGAAGAATGATGGCTTCATTGGCTCATCAAATCCGTACCCCATTATCTGCGGCTATGTTGTATACAAGCCACCTTACCGCTAACTCTATTACTGAAGCTCAGCGTATGAAGTTTGCAGCGAAAGTTAAGTCCAGATTGACGCATTTAGAACAGCAAGTAAGCGACATGTTGGTGTTTGCGCGTGGCGAAACTAAGCTAGAGGAGTACGTGACTACAGATGCGCTGCTACAAGCTATTGATGATGCCTTGGATGTTCCGCTTGCTCAGTTTGATGCGGACTGTGATTTGGTCAATGAGGCACCGGGATATCAGCTGCAATGTAATCAGGAAGTTCTGATCGGTGCTATTCTAAATTTAGTGAATAACGGGCTTCAGGCATCAGGAAAGCAAAAGACAATCAAAATACATATCTCAGTTGTTGGCGATAATCTGCTGCTCCAAGTGGTTGATCAAGGCCCTGGAATGGACGTTGAGCTAATACGGCAAGCGATGCAGCCTTTTTTTACCACTAAGTCCCATGGTACAGGGCTTGGGTTGGCGGTAGCCCAAGTGGTGGCCAAAGCCCATCGTGGGCGTTTTGATATTAAGTCTGAGCCGGGGCAAGGTACTGCAGCTCAGTTATATCTGCCTTATATAAAAATGGAACAGGGTAATTAA